The Rhodopseudomonas palustris genome window below encodes:
- the hpnC gene encoding squalene synthase HpnC, whose protein sequence is MTSASELRSGKTHRDENFPVASWIIHPRHRDLILAFYNFVRTADDIADHEMLDAETKLEYLDLLEAELLGRGETQPEAVHLRRALAERGMPPRHALDLLTAFRMDVTKLRYEDWDEVIHYCRYSAMPVGRFMLDVHGESTTTWQASDALCAGLQINNHLQDCGKDYRTLNRVYLPRDVLDAAGAKVEDLGLQKSSPALLKCLQGLAVRTASLLGDGRPLAAEIKDYRLGLEVSVIQAYADRIVRMLQTRDPLSERVHLKPIEFVIASFGAMSSEIVRRSFGKGPVSHPAPRA, encoded by the coding sequence ATGACGTCTGCGAGCGAGCTTCGATCGGGCAAGACCCACCGGGACGAGAATTTCCCGGTCGCGTCGTGGATCATCCATCCGCGGCACCGCGACCTGATTCTGGCGTTCTATAATTTCGTCCGGACCGCGGACGACATCGCCGATCACGAGATGCTCGATGCCGAGACCAAGCTCGAATATCTCGATCTGCTCGAAGCCGAGCTGCTCGGCCGCGGGGAGACCCAGCCCGAGGCGGTGCATCTGCGCCGGGCGCTGGCTGAACGCGGCATGCCGCCGCGCCACGCCCTCGATCTGCTGACCGCATTCCGGATGGACGTCACCAAGCTGCGCTACGAGGATTGGGACGAGGTCATCCATTACTGCCGCTACTCGGCGATGCCGGTCGGCCGCTTCATGCTCGACGTCCACGGTGAAAGCACCACGACGTGGCAGGCGTCCGATGCGCTGTGCGCGGGGCTTCAGATCAACAATCACCTGCAGGACTGCGGCAAGGACTATCGCACCCTCAATCGCGTGTATCTCCCGCGCGACGTGCTCGATGCCGCCGGCGCCAAGGTCGAAGACCTCGGCCTGCAGAAGTCGTCGCCCGCGCTGCTGAAGTGCCTGCAGGGTCTCGCGGTGCGCACCGCATCGCTGCTCGGAGATGGCCGGCCGCTCGCCGCCGAGATCAAGGATTATCGGCTCGGTCTCGAAGTCTCGGTGATCCAGGCCTATGCCGATCGTATCGTGCGCATGCTGCAGACCCGCGATCCGCTCAGCGAGCGTGTGCATCTGAAGCCGATCGAATTCGTCATCGCCAGCTTCGGCGCGATGAGCTCGGAGATCGTCCGTCGCAGCTTCGGAAAGGGGCCGGTGTCGCATCCGGCGCCGCGCGCATGA